The Siniperca chuatsi isolate FFG_IHB_CAS linkage group LG7, ASM2008510v1, whole genome shotgun sequence genome includes a window with the following:
- the LOC122878484 gene encoding thymus-specific serine protease isoform X2: MLFSPARCLIILLLLNFVDAGRILRKIKERVRNLQLKEAKQHLLTHTVSGHQPLQHVKEGRIHQQLNHFNRQDVSTFPQRFFVNEAYWQCPDGPVFLFIGGEGPIFEFDVLGGHHVDMAEKHGALLLVLEHRFYGDSINPDGLKTENLADLSSQQALADLAVFHQYISQSFNLSHRNTWISFGGSYSGALSAWFRGKFPHLVYGAVASSAPVRAKLDFSAYTNTVGLSLMNEAVGGSKKCLAGVREAFAAVEAALMGGNASQVAVDFGCCQIPKDLDDQIELMQNLADIVMGTVQYNEEGVLMSINELCSVMTNKSEADDQDIEAYNRLVKLAQIYYSTSEEPCLDISHEKTVKDLMDTSLHSGRRAERQWTYQTCTEFGFYQTCEDATCPFSGMLTLQAQTEVCPMLFGISHHSLPGRIAFTNNYYGGDNPHTHRVLYVNGGIDPWKELSVVQDRAEEGEEAQTIFIKDTAHCADMMSGRVTDRCSLKRAREEIEKHVVSWLKMAAQEKMEKRTV; the protein is encoded by the exons ATGCTTTTCTCACCAGCCCGCTGTCTCATCATTCTACTCCTCTTGAACTTTGTTGATGCTG GACGGATTCTGAGGAAGATCAAGGAGCGTGTGCGTAATCTCCAGCTGAAGGAAGCCAAGCAGCATCTGCTGACGCACACAGTCAGTGGTCATCAGCCTCTCCAACATGTGAAGGAGGGAAGGATTCACCAGCAGCTGAACCACTTCAACCGACAAGATGTTAGCACCTTCCCTCAG AGGTTCTTTGTGAATGAGGCGTACTGGCAGTGTCCTGATGGTCCAGTGTTCCTCTTCATCGGAGGGGAAGGGCCCATCTTTGAGTTCGATGTTCTGGGAG GTCACCATGTTGACATGGCTGAAAAGCATGGAGCTCTGCTATTGGTTCTGGAGCATCGTTTCTACGGTGACAGCATCAACCCTGACGGCCTCAAAACTGAGAACCTGGCAGACCTAAGCAGCCAGCAGGC GCTTGCTGACTTGGCTGTATTCCACCAGTACATCAGCCAAAGCTTCAATCTGAGCCACAGGAACACCTGGATCAGCTTCGGAGGCTCGTACTCAGGAGCTCTGTCCGCCTGGTTCAGAGGAAAG TTTCCCCATCTGGTGTACGGAGCTGTGGCCTCCTCTGCTCCTGTCAGGGCTAAGTTGGACTTCTCTGCCTACACCAAT ACTGTTGGCTTGAGTCTCATGAACGAAGCAGTTGGTGGCTCCAAAAAG TGTCTGGCTGGTGTGCGGGAAGCCTTTGCTGCTGTGGAAGCAGCACTGATGGGCGGTAATGCCAGCCAGGTGGCCGTGGACTTTGGCTGCTGTCAGATCCCCAAGGATCTTGATGATCAG ATTGAGCTGATGCAAAACTTGGCCGACATTGTCATGGGAACAGTGCAGTACAATGAAGAAGGGGTGCTCATGTCTATTAATGAGCTCTGTAGTGTTATGACCAATAAGAGCGAGGCAGATGATCAGGACATTGAGGCTTACAACCGCCTTGTTAAACTTGCACAG ATCTACTATTCCACCAGTGAGGAACCATGTCTGGACATCTCCCATGAGAAAACAGTGAAGGATCTGATGGACACGTCCCTCCACTCAggcaggagagcagagagacagtggaCCTATCAGACCTGCACTGAGTTTGGCTTCt accAGACTTGCGAGGATGCCACTTGTCCGTTCTCTGGGATGCTGACCCTGCAGGCCCAGACTGAAGTCTGTCCCATGCTGTTTGGCATTTCCCACCATTCCCTGCCTGGACGCATTGCCTTCACGAACAATTATTATGGAGGAgacaacccacacacacacagggtcctCTATGTCAACG GTGGAATTGACCCATGGAAGGAACTGTCAGTGGTCCAGGACAGGGctgaagagggagaagaagcCCAGACCATTTTCATCAAGGACACTGCTCACTGTGCTGATATGATGAGTGGAAGAGTCACAGACCGCTGCTCGCTCAAGAGAGCCAGAGAG
- the LOC122878484 gene encoding thymus-specific serine protease isoform X1 — MTVHNCHSLFFLRLGFFFLMPGRILRKIKERVRNLQLKEAKQHLLTHTVSGHQPLQHVKEGRIHQQLNHFNRQDVSTFPQRFFVNEAYWQCPDGPVFLFIGGEGPIFEFDVLGGHHVDMAEKHGALLLVLEHRFYGDSINPDGLKTENLADLSSQQALADLAVFHQYISQSFNLSHRNTWISFGGSYSGALSAWFRGKFPHLVYGAVASSAPVRAKLDFSAYTNTVGLSLMNEAVGGSKKCLAGVREAFAAVEAALMGGNASQVAVDFGCCQIPKDLDDQIELMQNLADIVMGTVQYNEEGVLMSINELCSVMTNKSEADDQDIEAYNRLVKLAQIYYSTSEEPCLDISHEKTVKDLMDTSLHSGRRAERQWTYQTCTEFGFYQTCEDATCPFSGMLTLQAQTEVCPMLFGISHHSLPGRIAFTNNYYGGDNPHTHRVLYVNGGIDPWKELSVVQDRAEEGEEAQTIFIKDTAHCADMMSGRVTDRCSLKRAREEIEKHVVSWLKMAAQEKMEKRTV, encoded by the exons ATGACTGTGCACAATTgtcattctctctttttcctgcgacttggtttcttttttttaatgccagGACGGATTCTGAGGAAGATCAAGGAGCGTGTGCGTAATCTCCAGCTGAAGGAAGCCAAGCAGCATCTGCTGACGCACACAGTCAGTGGTCATCAGCCTCTCCAACATGTGAAGGAGGGAAGGATTCACCAGCAGCTGAACCACTTCAACCGACAAGATGTTAGCACCTTCCCTCAG AGGTTCTTTGTGAATGAGGCGTACTGGCAGTGTCCTGATGGTCCAGTGTTCCTCTTCATCGGAGGGGAAGGGCCCATCTTTGAGTTCGATGTTCTGGGAG GTCACCATGTTGACATGGCTGAAAAGCATGGAGCTCTGCTATTGGTTCTGGAGCATCGTTTCTACGGTGACAGCATCAACCCTGACGGCCTCAAAACTGAGAACCTGGCAGACCTAAGCAGCCAGCAGGC GCTTGCTGACTTGGCTGTATTCCACCAGTACATCAGCCAAAGCTTCAATCTGAGCCACAGGAACACCTGGATCAGCTTCGGAGGCTCGTACTCAGGAGCTCTGTCCGCCTGGTTCAGAGGAAAG TTTCCCCATCTGGTGTACGGAGCTGTGGCCTCCTCTGCTCCTGTCAGGGCTAAGTTGGACTTCTCTGCCTACACCAAT ACTGTTGGCTTGAGTCTCATGAACGAAGCAGTTGGTGGCTCCAAAAAG TGTCTGGCTGGTGTGCGGGAAGCCTTTGCTGCTGTGGAAGCAGCACTGATGGGCGGTAATGCCAGCCAGGTGGCCGTGGACTTTGGCTGCTGTCAGATCCCCAAGGATCTTGATGATCAG ATTGAGCTGATGCAAAACTTGGCCGACATTGTCATGGGAACAGTGCAGTACAATGAAGAAGGGGTGCTCATGTCTATTAATGAGCTCTGTAGTGTTATGACCAATAAGAGCGAGGCAGATGATCAGGACATTGAGGCTTACAACCGCCTTGTTAAACTTGCACAG ATCTACTATTCCACCAGTGAGGAACCATGTCTGGACATCTCCCATGAGAAAACAGTGAAGGATCTGATGGACACGTCCCTCCACTCAggcaggagagcagagagacagtggaCCTATCAGACCTGCACTGAGTTTGGCTTCt accAGACTTGCGAGGATGCCACTTGTCCGTTCTCTGGGATGCTGACCCTGCAGGCCCAGACTGAAGTCTGTCCCATGCTGTTTGGCATTTCCCACCATTCCCTGCCTGGACGCATTGCCTTCACGAACAATTATTATGGAGGAgacaacccacacacacacagggtcctCTATGTCAACG GTGGAATTGACCCATGGAAGGAACTGTCAGTGGTCCAGGACAGGGctgaagagggagaagaagcCCAGACCATTTTCATCAAGGACACTGCTCACTGTGCTGATATGATGAGTGGAAGAGTCACAGACCGCTGCTCGCTCAAGAGAGCCAGAGAG
- the LOC122878484 gene encoding thymus-specific serine protease isoform X3: MEARRILRKIKERVRNLQLKEAKQHLLTHTVSGHQPLQHVKEGRIHQQLNHFNRQDVSTFPQRFFVNEAYWQCPDGPVFLFIGGEGPIFEFDVLGGHHVDMAEKHGALLLVLEHRFYGDSINPDGLKTENLADLSSQQALADLAVFHQYISQSFNLSHRNTWISFGGSYSGALSAWFRGKFPHLVYGAVASSAPVRAKLDFSAYTNTVGLSLMNEAVGGSKKCLAGVREAFAAVEAALMGGNASQVAVDFGCCQIPKDLDDQIELMQNLADIVMGTVQYNEEGVLMSINELCSVMTNKSEADDQDIEAYNRLVKLAQIYYSTSEEPCLDISHEKTVKDLMDTSLHSGRRAERQWTYQTCTEFGFYQTCEDATCPFSGMLTLQAQTEVCPMLFGISHHSLPGRIAFTNNYYGGDNPHTHRVLYVNGGIDPWKELSVVQDRAEEGEEAQTIFIKDTAHCADMMSGRVTDRCSLKRAREEIEKHVVSWLKMAAQEKMEKRTV, translated from the exons ATGGAGGCCA GACGGATTCTGAGGAAGATCAAGGAGCGTGTGCGTAATCTCCAGCTGAAGGAAGCCAAGCAGCATCTGCTGACGCACACAGTCAGTGGTCATCAGCCTCTCCAACATGTGAAGGAGGGAAGGATTCACCAGCAGCTGAACCACTTCAACCGACAAGATGTTAGCACCTTCCCTCAG AGGTTCTTTGTGAATGAGGCGTACTGGCAGTGTCCTGATGGTCCAGTGTTCCTCTTCATCGGAGGGGAAGGGCCCATCTTTGAGTTCGATGTTCTGGGAG GTCACCATGTTGACATGGCTGAAAAGCATGGAGCTCTGCTATTGGTTCTGGAGCATCGTTTCTACGGTGACAGCATCAACCCTGACGGCCTCAAAACTGAGAACCTGGCAGACCTAAGCAGCCAGCAGGC GCTTGCTGACTTGGCTGTATTCCACCAGTACATCAGCCAAAGCTTCAATCTGAGCCACAGGAACACCTGGATCAGCTTCGGAGGCTCGTACTCAGGAGCTCTGTCCGCCTGGTTCAGAGGAAAG TTTCCCCATCTGGTGTACGGAGCTGTGGCCTCCTCTGCTCCTGTCAGGGCTAAGTTGGACTTCTCTGCCTACACCAAT ACTGTTGGCTTGAGTCTCATGAACGAAGCAGTTGGTGGCTCCAAAAAG TGTCTGGCTGGTGTGCGGGAAGCCTTTGCTGCTGTGGAAGCAGCACTGATGGGCGGTAATGCCAGCCAGGTGGCCGTGGACTTTGGCTGCTGTCAGATCCCCAAGGATCTTGATGATCAG ATTGAGCTGATGCAAAACTTGGCCGACATTGTCATGGGAACAGTGCAGTACAATGAAGAAGGGGTGCTCATGTCTATTAATGAGCTCTGTAGTGTTATGACCAATAAGAGCGAGGCAGATGATCAGGACATTGAGGCTTACAACCGCCTTGTTAAACTTGCACAG ATCTACTATTCCACCAGTGAGGAACCATGTCTGGACATCTCCCATGAGAAAACAGTGAAGGATCTGATGGACACGTCCCTCCACTCAggcaggagagcagagagacagtggaCCTATCAGACCTGCACTGAGTTTGGCTTCt accAGACTTGCGAGGATGCCACTTGTCCGTTCTCTGGGATGCTGACCCTGCAGGCCCAGACTGAAGTCTGTCCCATGCTGTTTGGCATTTCCCACCATTCCCTGCCTGGACGCATTGCCTTCACGAACAATTATTATGGAGGAgacaacccacacacacacagggtcctCTATGTCAACG GTGGAATTGACCCATGGAAGGAACTGTCAGTGGTCCAGGACAGGGctgaagagggagaagaagcCCAGACCATTTTCATCAAGGACACTGCTCACTGTGCTGATATGATGAGTGGAAGAGTCACAGACCGCTGCTCGCTCAAGAGAGCCAGAGAG